One window of Clarias gariepinus isolate MV-2021 ecotype Netherlands chromosome 21, CGAR_prim_01v2, whole genome shotgun sequence genomic DNA carries:
- the lmbrd2a gene encoding G-protein coupled receptor-associated protein LMBRD2a isoform X2, with amino-acid sequence MSGVALGVDVLVALVLALVLLHRYGDVRKQQRVVLLATLLAWFLCFIIAFTIPLDVSTTIYNQCVTDNNQVVTTTPSHSNQTSNSSVFPIQRLPKVCHKPWSYIPDGILPVFWRVVYWTSQFLTWLLIPFMQSYARSGGFSISGKIKTALIENAIYYGTYLFIFCSLLIYVALSPQWHLSWYDLRTIGITAANTWGLFLLVLLLGYGLVEIPRSCWLASCHGHLLSKTYFKAAKLMTEKTDAEENLEDVMEDVRAVNETIRYNHPLRKCIDTILKKCPVEYQERLGRNMDDYEDFDEKRNPYPSKKSLVKLHKQVIYAVQRHNRTQVQWQILLDEAFHLEDVAKNEISSTHQFVHTQRSGQSDGCFRSYIYTPAAEWYWECVLRRWCYRALSVVLCVLSVLVVWSECTFFSTQPVLSVFAIFIQIAERKYNYIYIEVSCFITILYLCYCVYSTVFRIRVFNYYYLQPHHQTDAYSLQFSGMLFCRLTPPLCLNFLGVIHMDSTISHQDRQQTSYTSIMGSMRVLSFIANGFYIYYPMLIVLLCIATYFSLGTRCLNLLGFQQFMGDSDLTSDLVDEGKELIRRERRKRQRAEDSENRRREWREKYVPRSRSAYSEIREGQSDRTELLQDVEALDFNGDVDTQEVENRKYGYLSTPGSRARIFDDV; translated from the exons accaTCTATAATCAGTGTGTGACTGATAACAACCAAGTGGTTACTACAACACCTAGTCACTCCAACCAGACGTCCAACTCTTCAGTGTTTCCCATCCAGAG gttaCCTAAGGTGTGTCACAAACCATGGAGTTACATTCCAGATGGGATTCTGCCAGTGTTCTGGAGAGTGGTGTACTGGACGTCTCAGTTCCTCACATg gctTCTGATCCCTTTCATGCAGTCGTACGCTCGTTCTGGAGGATTTTCCATctcaggaaaaataaaaactgctttGATCGAGAACGCCATCTACTACGGCACCTACCTGTTCATCTTCTGCTCTCTGCTCATCTACGTTGCCCTCAGTCCACAGTGGCACCTCTCTTG GTATGACCTGAGGACCATCGGTATCACAGCAGCAAACACCTGGGGCTTATTTCTACTAGTGCTGTTGCTAGGATACGGCCTGGTAGAAATCCCGCGCTCCTGTTGGCTGGCGTCATGCCACGGTCACCTGCTGTCCAAAACCTACTTCAAAGCAGCAAAGCTGATGACGGAAAAAACAGACGCAGAGGAAAACCTGGAGGATGtaatggag GACGTCAGAGCCGTTAACGAAACCATCAGGTACAACCATCCACTGAGAAAGTGTATCGACACCATCCTGAAGAAG TGTCCTGTAGAGTATCAGGAGAGACTGGGGAGAAACATGGATGATTACGAGGACTTTGATGAGAAGAGGAATCCATATCCAAGCAAGAAGAGTCTGGTCAAGCTCCATaaacag gtgatCTACGCAGTACAGAGACACAACCGCACACAGGTACAGTGGCAGATCTTATTAGATGAAGCGTTCCACCTGGAGGATGTGGCTAAAAACGAGATAAGCTCCACCCACCAGTTCGTCCACACCCAGCGCTCCGGCCAATCAGACGGCTGCTTCAGGAGCTACATCTACACACCCGCTGCAG AGTGGTATTGGGAGTGTGTGTTGCGCAGGTGGTGTTACCGTGCGCTGTCCGTGGTGCTGTGTGTGCTGTCGGTGCTGGTGGTCTGGTCTGAATGTACGTTCTTCAGCACGCAGCCCGTCCTGTCCGTCTTCGCCATCTTCATCCAGATCGCCGAGAGGAAGTACAACTACATCTAcatagag gTGTCGTGTTTCATCACCATCTTGTACCTGTGTTACTGCGTTTACTCCACGGTGTTCCGCATCAGAGTGTTTAATTATTACTACCTACAACCACATCACCAGACCGACGCCTACAGCCTGCAGTTCAGCGGCAT GTTGTTTtgtcgcctcacacctccacTGTGTTTGAATTTTCTGGGTGTGATTCATATGGACTCCACCATCTCACACCAGGACCGACAACAGACATCATACACATCG ATCATGGGATCGATGCGGGTTTTGTCCTTTATTGCTAACgggttttatatttattaccccATGCTCATCGTGCTGCTCTGCATCGCCACCTActtcag tttggGAACGAGGTGTCTGAACCTGTTGGGTTTTCAGCAGTTTATGGGTGACAGtgatttgacctctgacctcgtGGATGAAGGGAAAGAACTTATTCGCAGAG AGaggagaaagagacaaagagcaGAGGACTCTGAGAACAGAAGAAGG gagtGGAGAGAGAAGTATGTACCCAGGAGTCGGAGTGCGTACTCAGAGATCAGGGAGG gacagAGTGATCGGACTGAGCTCCTGCAGGATGTCGAAGCGCTGGATTTTAACGGAGATGTCGATACACAGGAAGTGGAGAACAGAAA gTACGGTTATCTCTCCACCCCAGGGTCTCGCGCTCGCATCTTCGACGACGTGTGA
- the lmbrd2a gene encoding G-protein coupled receptor-associated protein LMBRD2a isoform X1, giving the protein MSGVALGVDVLVALVLALVLLHRYGDVRKQQRVVLLATLLAWFLCFIIAFTIPLDVSTTIYNQCVTDNNQVVTTTPSHSNQTSNSSVFPIQRLPKVCHKPWSYIPDGILPVFWRVVYWTSQFLTWLLIPFMQSYARSGGFSISGKIKTALIENAIYYGTYLFIFCSLLIYVALSPQWHLSWYDLRTIGITAANTWGLFLLVLLLGYGLVEIPRSCWLASCHGHLLSKTYFKAAKLMTEKTDAEENLEDVMEDVRAVNETIRYNHPLRKCIDTILKKCPVEYQERLGRNMDDYEDFDEKRNPYPSKKSLVKLHKQVIYAVQRHNRTQVQWQILLDEAFHLEDVAKNEISSTHQFVHTQRSGQSDGCFRSYIYTPAAEWYWECVLRRWCYRALSVVLCVLSVLVVWSECTFFSTQPVLSVFAIFIQIAERKYNYIYIEVSCFITILYLCYCVYSTVFRIRVFNYYYLQPHHQTDAYSLQFSGMLFCRLTPPLCLNFLGVIHMDSTISHQDRQQTSYTSIMGSMRVLSFIANGFYIYYPMLIVLLCIATYFSLGTRCLNLLGFQQFMGDSDLTSDLVDEGKELIRRERRKRQRAEDSENRRREWREKYVPRSRSAYSEIREGESPSRRGQSDRTELLQDVEALDFNGDVDTQEVENRKYGYLSTPGSRARIFDDV; this is encoded by the exons accaTCTATAATCAGTGTGTGACTGATAACAACCAAGTGGTTACTACAACACCTAGTCACTCCAACCAGACGTCCAACTCTTCAGTGTTTCCCATCCAGAG gttaCCTAAGGTGTGTCACAAACCATGGAGTTACATTCCAGATGGGATTCTGCCAGTGTTCTGGAGAGTGGTGTACTGGACGTCTCAGTTCCTCACATg gctTCTGATCCCTTTCATGCAGTCGTACGCTCGTTCTGGAGGATTTTCCATctcaggaaaaataaaaactgctttGATCGAGAACGCCATCTACTACGGCACCTACCTGTTCATCTTCTGCTCTCTGCTCATCTACGTTGCCCTCAGTCCACAGTGGCACCTCTCTTG GTATGACCTGAGGACCATCGGTATCACAGCAGCAAACACCTGGGGCTTATTTCTACTAGTGCTGTTGCTAGGATACGGCCTGGTAGAAATCCCGCGCTCCTGTTGGCTGGCGTCATGCCACGGTCACCTGCTGTCCAAAACCTACTTCAAAGCAGCAAAGCTGATGACGGAAAAAACAGACGCAGAGGAAAACCTGGAGGATGtaatggag GACGTCAGAGCCGTTAACGAAACCATCAGGTACAACCATCCACTGAGAAAGTGTATCGACACCATCCTGAAGAAG TGTCCTGTAGAGTATCAGGAGAGACTGGGGAGAAACATGGATGATTACGAGGACTTTGATGAGAAGAGGAATCCATATCCAAGCAAGAAGAGTCTGGTCAAGCTCCATaaacag gtgatCTACGCAGTACAGAGACACAACCGCACACAGGTACAGTGGCAGATCTTATTAGATGAAGCGTTCCACCTGGAGGATGTGGCTAAAAACGAGATAAGCTCCACCCACCAGTTCGTCCACACCCAGCGCTCCGGCCAATCAGACGGCTGCTTCAGGAGCTACATCTACACACCCGCTGCAG AGTGGTATTGGGAGTGTGTGTTGCGCAGGTGGTGTTACCGTGCGCTGTCCGTGGTGCTGTGTGTGCTGTCGGTGCTGGTGGTCTGGTCTGAATGTACGTTCTTCAGCACGCAGCCCGTCCTGTCCGTCTTCGCCATCTTCATCCAGATCGCCGAGAGGAAGTACAACTACATCTAcatagag gTGTCGTGTTTCATCACCATCTTGTACCTGTGTTACTGCGTTTACTCCACGGTGTTCCGCATCAGAGTGTTTAATTATTACTACCTACAACCACATCACCAGACCGACGCCTACAGCCTGCAGTTCAGCGGCAT GTTGTTTtgtcgcctcacacctccacTGTGTTTGAATTTTCTGGGTGTGATTCATATGGACTCCACCATCTCACACCAGGACCGACAACAGACATCATACACATCG ATCATGGGATCGATGCGGGTTTTGTCCTTTATTGCTAACgggttttatatttattaccccATGCTCATCGTGCTGCTCTGCATCGCCACCTActtcag tttggGAACGAGGTGTCTGAACCTGTTGGGTTTTCAGCAGTTTATGGGTGACAGtgatttgacctctgacctcgtGGATGAAGGGAAAGAACTTATTCGCAGAG AGaggagaaagagacaaagagcaGAGGACTCTGAGAACAGAAGAAGG gagtGGAGAGAGAAGTATGTACCCAGGAGTCGGAGTGCGTACTCAGAGATCAGGGAGGGTGAGAGTCCTAGCAGACGAG gacagAGTGATCGGACTGAGCTCCTGCAGGATGTCGAAGCGCTGGATTTTAACGGAGATGTCGATACACAGGAAGTGGAGAACAGAAA gTACGGTTATCTCTCCACCCCAGGGTCTCGCGCTCGCATCTTCGACGACGTGTGA